TAATATACTTTCTCCATTCGCGTCAAACAACCCACCCAACGGATAACAACCGCTGAGCGAAACTTTACATTTCGCGGATCCTCCGCATCACCTCCTCAGCAAGCCGCTGATAACCTTCCTTGCCGTTTGAAGCGTCGATGCCCAGATCGGTAGCGCGAAAAGGCTCGCCGAATGCAACCGACAATCCGCGCCTAAACAACTGTGAGCCCAAACGGTGACTTTGCCGTATCCGCACCGGCACGATCGGTGCACCACTTTGGACCGCAAGTAGTCCAACCCCTAATTTGGGTGGATGAAGGTCTTCGTCGAGGAACCGTGTGCCTTCGGGGAAGATAATTATGCCTCCGCCTTGCTCGAGCCATTGCTCGAGCCGGATGAGTGCTTCGCGGTCAAATCCCCCCCGCCGCACCGGAATCGAATTGTAGTAACGCACAAACCGACCCAATAGCGGAAAGGTGAAGAGTTCCTTCTTGGCTGCATAGGCTATTTCACGCGGACAGGCGCTGCCAACGACGGGAGGATCGAACCAGGACTTATGGTTGGATGCGAGAATAAAAGGACCGGACATGGGAACTCGCTCAGCGCCGCGGACCTTCAGCCCGAACAGCGTCCGAAATATCGTCCCGATGAGGATCTGAGCCGCTCTATAAGCCGGGCGAGTGGCGGTCCGCGAAAGACCTCCTCTTGCGTCAGGGGCGGAGTGAAGAGGCATAGAGACGGCTGCCAAAGCGCTCCGAAGCGAGCCGCAGGATACAATCGACTTGATCCTCGAAAGTCATCTCGCTGTTGTCGATCAGTAAGGCATCAGATGCCTTGGCGAGCGGTGAATGTGGACGTTCGGCGTCACGTTTATCGCGCTCGGCGAGTTCCTTGGTAAGCGCGGTGAGGGCTTCCGAGTCGTGTTCGATGCCTAATTCACGACCGCGCCGGATGGCCCGGATTTCGGGCCTGGCCGTCATAAAGATCTTAAGCCCGGCCTTGGGCAGGACGACCGTCCCGATATCGCGGCCCTCCATCACCCCGAATCCCCGAGCCGCCCACCGCCGCTGCAGTGCCACCAGTTTGCCGCGCACGCCGGGAATCTCGCACACCGGCGAGACGACCCGGTTCACTACCGGGGACCGGATGTCGGTCGTAACATCTACGCCATCGACCCAGACCCGTATGCCTCCCGAGGTCTGGGCAAACGAGATCTCGGCTTTATCGACAGCCTTTTCAACCGCGGTTGATTGCGAAACTTCGACGCCGGCTTTGATCACCGCCCAAGCCGCGGCACGGTATAGCGCGCCGGTGTCAAGGTACGGCAGGCCGAGCCGCCAGGCTACCTGCCGGGCTGTCGATGACTTTCCGACGCCGGCCGGGCCGTCGATGGCAATGAGTGGCTTGGACATCGATTCCTCCGCTTCAGGAATATCGGAAACGACCCTATACCCGTATCACAAACAGCAGTCGGCAACTGCCGACCAATACCTCATCTCATCATAATCATCATGGATCATATATCAACGAGACCATGAACCGCTGGTTCAAATCACCTGATACCGGGCTGTT
The sequence above is a segment of the Calditrichota bacterium genome. Coding sequences within it:
- a CDS encoding 1-acyl-sn-glycerol-3-phosphate acyltransferase, coding for MPLHSAPDARGGLSRTATRPAYRAAQILIGTIFRTLFGLKVRGAERVPMSGPFILASNHKSWFDPPVVGSACPREIAYAAKKELFTFPLLGRFVRYYNSIPVRRGGFDREALIRLEQWLEQGGGIIIFPEGTRFLDEDLHPPKLGVGLLAVQSGAPIVPVRIRQSHRLGSQLFRRGLSVAFGEPFRATDLGIDASNGKEGYQRLAEEVMRRIREM
- a CDS encoding (d)CMP kinase, translating into MSKPLIAIDGPAGVGKSSTARQVAWRLGLPYLDTGALYRAAAWAVIKAGVEVSQSTAVEKAVDKAEISFAQTSGGIRVWVDGVDVTTDIRSPVVNRVVSPVCEIPGVRGKLVALQRRWAARGFGVMEGRDIGTVVLPKAGLKIFMTARPEIRAIRRGRELGIEHDSEALTALTKELAERDKRDAERPHSPLAKASDALLIDNSEMTFEDQVDCILRLASERFGSRLYASSLRP